A window of the Arachis duranensis cultivar V14167 chromosome 5, aradu.V14167.gnm2.J7QH, whole genome shotgun sequence genome harbors these coding sequences:
- the LOC107488033 gene encoding GATA transcription factor 5, which produces MLYQTPHPLLFQFHPFPSSSSTLPLSSYHLLIKVEEREREMECMVEGALKTSFRKEMGMGMKYTTSPQRSFMEELQNGAPSDDFFVDQLLDFSQVDQQEEQQEEEQEHKKVGEDSACVSLSPQQTNDVEETFPSLPTTDLNLPDDVADLEWLSHFVEDSFSQFSPPIVPAAVPTSTPPAPPQPCFNTPVPAKARSKRTRTGVRVWPLASPSFATTDSSSTTATATSSTSSSPSSPLLIYATNLSQTMDQVSSDAPPKKPKKKASPEGGFPAQAPRRCSHCGVQKTPQWRTGPLGAKTLCNACGVRYKSGRLLPEYRPACSPTFSSELHSNHHRKVLEMRRKKETIGGGVDTSGLAPPVVPSF; this is translated from the exons ATGCTTTACCAAACTCCCCATCCTCTTCTCTTTCAATTTCATCCCTTCCCTTCTTCGTCATCGACTCTACCTCTATCTTCGTATCATCTTCTCATTAAG GtggaagaaagagaaagggaaatggAGTGCATGGTGGAGGGAGCGTTGAAGACGAGTTTTAGAAAAGAGATGGGGATGGGTATGAAATATACCACATCCCCGCAGAGGTCCTTCATGGAAGAACTTCAAAATGGCGCCCCTTCCGACGACTTCTTCGTTGACCAACTCCTTGACTTCTCCCAAGTAGACcaacaagaagagcaacaagaagaagaacaagagcataAGAAAGTTGGAGAAGACTCTGCTTGCGTGTCACTCTCGCCGCAACAGACCAACGACGTTGAAGAGACCTTTCCCTCTCTCCCCACCACAGACCTCAACCTTCCG GATGATGTGGCAGACTTGGAGTGGCTCTCTCATTTCGTCGAGGATTccttctctcaattctctcctccCATCGTCCCCGCCGCCGTACCAACCTCAACCCCACCTGCTCCGCCTCAACCTTGTTTCAACACCCCCGTTCCTGCCAAGGCGCGTAGCAAGCGAACCCGAACCGGTGTCAGGGTTTGGCCACTCGCCTCACCTTCCTTCGCCACCACTGACTCCTCCTCAACCACTGCCACCGCTACCTCCTCCACCTCTTCTTCCCCTTCCAGCCCCTTGCTAATTTACGCCACAAACCTGTCCCAGACCATGGACCAGGTTAGCTCCGACGCTCCGCCGAAGAAGCCCAAGAAGAAGGCCTCTCCGGAAGGCGGATTTCCGGCACAGGCACCGCGCCGCTGCAGCCATTGCGGCGTCCAGAAGACCCCGCAGTGGAGAACGGGACCCCTCGGGGCGAAAACGCTCTGCAACGCGTGCGGGGTTCGGTACAAATCGGGTCGGCTCTTACCCGAATATAGACCCGCTTGCAGCCCAACGTTCTCCAGCGAGTTGCACTCCAACCACCACCGGAAAGTTCTGGAGATGCGGCGGAAGAAGGAGACTATAGGTGGTGGGGTTGATACCTCCGGTTTGGCCCCTCCGGTTGTTCCCAGTTTTTGA